The region CCTCACAGGGGATGACGAGCATCTGCCCGAAGTCCTCCGGCCGCAGGGTGAGCGGCCTGCCGTCCTGATCATAGAGGCGCACGTCGTGCAGTTGGGTGCCGTCTGCGGCGTACGGGAGGATGTTGTAGACCGGACCGCCCTCCGGGGCGGCGACGCGCTCGATCGTCAACACCCTCTCTCCCCGCATCGCGGCCGGGGCGGGGCCGTAGTCGAAGGACACGTCCCGGGGCGACGTGCTCGGCACGAGGGTCATTGCGGAGATCACGAGGACCACCGCCAGCACGTTGACCCCGGCGAGCAGCGTCCGCCCCCAGCCCCGTGAACCCGCGCGGGCGTGCCGGCCCAGCCAGACGGAGCCCCAGACGACGGTGAGGGTGAACACCCACGCCACCAGGTCGCCGGGGACCAGCCCGGGCGAGGTCAGGGGCGCGAGCACGGCCAGCGCGACCGCGTAGCCGCGCAGCACCCACCAGGCCGGGCGCAACTCGGGGAGGAAGGCGGCCGCCTGGCGGTAGGGCGGCAGGCCCAGCATGCGGGTGTGGACGCGCCGGGCGGTCCCGGCCGTCCCGGCGCGCAGCCGGCCGCGCCGGGAGGTCGGGGCGCCCGCCGGCCGGCCGCCGTAGGCGGCGCGCAACTCGGCGGCGTACGCCTCCGGAGCGCCGAGCCGGTCCTCCAGGGACAGTCCCGGCTCGGCCGCGACCTCCGAGATGTGGTCGTGGAGGTCTTCCAGCAGGGTCTCCCGGTCCTCCGGGGGAAGATCGGCCAGTGCCTCGCGCACGGCGTCGGCGTACGCCTTGGGCGTCAGGGGGGAGTTCATGCCGAGGCGACCTCCTTCAGCAGGTCGTTCATGGTGGCGGCGAACGACGTCCAGGTCGTCGCCGAGTTCTGGAGGAGCGAGCGGCCGACGTCGTTCAGGCCGTAGTACTTGCGGTGCGGCCCCTCGTCGGAGGCGACCACGTAGGAGTTGAGCGCTCCGGCCTTGAAGAGCCGCCGCAGGGTCCCGTACACAGAGGCGTCGCCTACGTCCTCCAGCCCCGCCTCGCGCAGGCGGCGTACGACGTCGTAGCCGTAGCTGTCACGTTCGGCGAGCACCGCGAGGACGGCCAGGTCGAGGACCCCCTTGAGAAGCTGGCTACTGTCCACGCATCGCAGAGTACTACGCAATGCACAGTAGCGACAAGATCGAGCCTGGCGCGGACGCCTCCCGGCGGGTCAGGCGAGCGACCAGGCGATCCCGTCGAGGATGTCGTGCTCGCTGACGACGACCTCGGCGAAGCCGTAGCGGCGGACGATCCGGTCGAGGATCAGCGCGCCCGCGCCGATCACGTCCACCCGTCCCGGATGCATGACCGGTATGGCCGCCCGCTCGTCGTGGGTCATGCGCAGCAGGCGCGCGGACACCTCGTGGACCCGCTCGGCGGGGATCCGCGAGTGGTGGATGCGCGCGGGGTCGTAGGCGGGCAGGTCCAGCGCGATCCCGGCGACCGTGGTGACCGAACCGGCGAGGCCGACGAGCGTCCGCGCCGTACGGACGGGGACGTGCTCCTCTACCCGGTCCATGGCCGCCTCGATGTCGGCGACGGCGGCCGTCACGTCCCCGTCCGCGGGAGGATCGGCCCGCAGGTGCCGCTCCGTGAGCCGCACGCACCCGATGTCCACCGACAACGCGCCCTCGACGCTCCGGGAGCCGACGACGAACTCGGTGCTGCCGCCGCCGATGTCGACCACCAGATACGGCGTCTCGGCGGCGGCGCCGGCGCGGGCGAGGCCCCGGGTGGCGCCGGTGAAGGACAGCCTGGCCTCCTCGTCGCCGGAGACCACCTCCGGCTCCACGCCGAAGATCTCCCGCACGCCGGTCACGAAGTCGGCCCGGTTGGCGGCGTCCCGGGTCGCCGAGGTGGCGACCACCCGGACCGGCGCCTCCTCGCCCGAGGCGTGCTCCCTGATCAGCTTGGCGTACCCGCGCATGGCGGTGAACGTGCGCTCCAGCGCCTCGGGCGCGAGCCGCCCCGTCCTGTCGACGTCCTGGCCGAGCCGGACGATCTCCATCCGGCGCTCGACGTCCGTGAGGTCGTCACCGGAGACGTCCGCGATGAGGAGCCGGACCGAGTTCGTCCCGCAGTCGATCGCCGCCACCCGCATCATGCCCCGGTCCTCCCGTCGGTGCGCGTCGCCTCGTTCGTCGCCCCGTTCGTCGCCCCGTTCGTCGCCCCGTTCGTCACGTCGTTCGTCACGTCGTCCGGCACGCAGGGTCCGTCGGCCCACCACCGCGGCAGCGCGTCCAGGGCCTCCCGGCCGAACGGGTTGACGCCGGGCGCGGCCAGTTCGTGCGCGACCAGTGCGTGGAGGCACTTGACCCGGCCGGGCATCCCGCCCGCGCTCTGCATGTCCCGGGGCAGCGGCTCCATGCCCTCCTCGCCGGCCGCCCGGTCGCGGCGGTCGAGGTAGTCCTCGTGGGCCGCCCGGTAGGCCTCGGCCAGTTCGGGGTCCTCGGCGAGCCGGGCCTGCATCCGCTTCATCAGCCCGGACGACTCCAGCGTGCCGATGGCCGAGGCCGCCTTGGGGCAGGTCAGATAGAACAGGGTCGGGAACGGCGTGCCGTCGGGCAGCCGCGGCGCGGTCTCCAGCACGTCGGGCAGCCCGCAGGGGCACCGGTGGGCGACGGCCCGCACCCCGCGCGGGGGACGCCCGAGCTGCGCCCGCGCCGCCGCCAGGTCCGCCTGGTCCACCTGGTCCGCCACGTCGATTCTCCTCGCCGTTCCCCATGCCCGCCGCGGTGTCCGCGCGCCGGTCCGGACGCCGTCCGCGGGCCTCATCCCGCCGACGGCGCCGTGCTCTCCCGCTGCCCCCCCGGCTGCGCGGGACTCGGCCGCGCCGCCGGTGCGGCGGGCCGTCCCTTGTCCGCCGCCTCGAAGGACCGCCAGAGCGTGACGTACCACGCGGGTCGCTCCGGGGGCTTGCTCCCGGCCTTGGCGGCGGTGGAGCCGTCCGCCTCGTCGAGCACCTGGTAGCAGTCGGCCCCCGGCTCGCAGTAGAAGAGCCGCTCCTTGGCCAGGCGCTTGATGTACTCCGGGTCCTCCAGACGGCGGCGCCGCTCCTCCAGCCTCTGGAGTTTGCTCAGCGCGTTCGCCTGCTGCGCCTCCAGCTGGGCGATCTGCCGCCGCTGGGCGACGTACTCCCGGGCGGGATAGGCCAGGCTCATCGCGATGGCGCACACGACGACCGCGAGGATCGCCGCGCGCCCGGTGAGCTGCGGCCGCGTCGCCACCACCGAAACCATCCCTCCCCGGTCAGCCCTCGCGCAGGACCCGGCGGGGCCGCCCGCGTCCGCCGCAGGTTACCCCGTCGCGCCGCCGTTATCCCTTGAAGCGCGGGAAGGCGGCGCGACCGGCGTACCGCGCCGCGTCGTCGAGCAGCTCCTCGATGCGCAGGAGCTGGTTGTACTTCGCCACGCGGTCGGAGCGGGCCGGGGCGCCGGTCTTGATCTGGCCGCAGTTGGTGGCCACGGCGAGGTCGGCGATCGTGGTGTCCTCGGTCTCGCCGGAGCGGTGGCTCATCATGCAGCGGTAGCCGCTGCGGTGGGCGAGGTCGACCGCGTCGAGGGTCTCCGACAGCGTGCCGATCTGGTTCACCTTCACCAGCAGGGCGTTGGCCGCGCCCTCGCCGATGCCACGGCCGAGCCGCTCGGGGTTGGTCACGAACAGGTCGTCACCCACGAGCTGGACCTTCGCGCCGAGGGACGTGGTGATGGCCTTCCAGCCCTCCCAGTCCTCCTCGTTCAGCGGGTCCTCGATGGAGACCAGCGGGTAGGAGCGGACCAGGTCCTCGTAGAAGGAGATCAGCTCGGCGGACGACACGCCCTTGCCGTCGATCGTGTAGACGCCGTCCTTGTGGAACTCGCTCGCCGCGACGTCGAGCGCGAGCGCGATGTCCTGACCCGGGGTGTAGCCGGCCTTCTCGATCGCCACCAGGATCAGGTCGAGCGCGTCGCGGTTCGACGGCAGGTTCGGCGCGAAGCCGCCCTCGTCGCCGAGGCCCGTGGCGTAGCCCTTCTCCTTCAGCACGCCCTTGAGCGTGTGGTAGGTCTCGGCGCCCATGCGCAGCGCCTCGGAGAACGTCTCGGCCCCGATCGGGGCGATCATGAACTCCTGGATGTCCACGTTGGTGTCGGCGTGCGCGCCGCCGTTCAGGATGTTCATCATCGGCACGGGCAGGATGTGCGCGTTCGGGCCGCCGATGTAGCGGAACAGGGGCAGGTCGGCGCTGTCGGCGGCGGCCTTGGCGACGGCCAGCGAGATGCCGAGGAGCGCGTTGGCCCCGAGGCGGGCCTTGTTCGGCGTGCCGTCGAGGTCGATCATCGTCTGGTCGATCAGACGCTGCTCCTCGGCGTCGAAGCCGATGATCTCGTCGGCGATCTCGTCGGTGACGCCGAGGACGGCCTTCTCGACA is a window of Microbispora sp. NBC_01189 DNA encoding:
- a CDS encoding HAAS signaling domain-containing protein, which codes for MNSPLTPKAYADAVREALADLPPEDRETLLEDLHDHISEVAAEPGLSLEDRLGAPEAYAAELRAAYGGRPAGAPTSRRGRLRAGTAGTARRVHTRMLGLPPYRQAAAFLPELRPAWWVLRGYAVALAVLAPLTSPGLVPGDLVAWVFTLTVVWGSVWLGRHARAGSRGWGRTLLAGVNVLAVVLVISAMTLVPSTSPRDVSFDYGPAPAAMRGERVLTIERVAAPEGGPVYNILPYAADGTQLHDVRLYDQDGRPLTLRPEDFGQMLVIPCEGEPPLRNAYPLPLTSFDPRAARERDCVSDSATDSAADSASATAAPAPMVTATHGEGGSDGDGGEEAGPTPAPATSTTPAAPAASPAPSRTKPAPDRRGD
- a CDS encoding PadR family transcriptional regulator translates to MDSSQLLKGVLDLAVLAVLAERDSYGYDVVRRLREAGLEDVGDASVYGTLRRLFKAGALNSYVVASDEGPHRKYYGLNDVGRSLLQNSATTWTSFAATMNDLLKEVASA
- a CDS encoding Ppx/GppA phosphatase family protein, whose translation is MMRVAAIDCGTNSVRLLIADVSGDDLTDVERRMEIVRLGQDVDRTGRLAPEALERTFTAMRGYAKLIREHASGEEAPVRVVATSATRDAANRADFVTGVREIFGVEPEVVSGDEEARLSFTGATRGLARAGAAAETPYLVVDIGGGSTEFVVGSRSVEGALSVDIGCVRLTERHLRADPPADGDVTAAVADIEAAMDRVEEHVPVRTARTLVGLAGSVTTVAGIALDLPAYDPARIHHSRIPAERVHEVSARLLRMTHDERAAIPVMHPGRVDVIGAGALILDRIVRRYGFAEVVVSEHDILDGIAWSLA
- a CDS encoding DUF501 domain-containing protein; translation: MRPADGVRTGARTPRRAWGTARRIDVADQVDQADLAAARAQLGRPPRGVRAVAHRCPCGLPDVLETAPRLPDGTPFPTLFYLTCPKAASAIGTLESSGLMKRMQARLAEDPELAEAYRAAHEDYLDRRDRAAGEEGMEPLPRDMQSAGGMPGRVKCLHALVAHELAAPGVNPFGREALDALPRWWADGPCVPDDVTNDVTNGATNGATNGATNEATRTDGRTGA
- a CDS encoding FtsB family cell division protein; amino-acid sequence: MVATRPQLTGRAAILAVVVCAIAMSLAYPAREYVAQRRQIAQLEAQQANALSKLQRLEERRRRLEDPEYIKRLAKERLFYCEPGADCYQVLDEADGSTAAKAGSKPPERPAWYVTLWRSFEAADKGRPAAPAARPSPAQPGGQRESTAPSAG
- the eno gene encoding phosphopyruvate hydratase gives rise to the protein MAAIEAVTAREILDSRGNPTVEVEVLLDDYSTGRAAVPSGASTGQFEAVELRDGDKSRYLGKGVEKAVLGVTDEIADEIIGFDAEEQRLIDQTMIDLDGTPNKARLGANALLGISLAVAKAAADSADLPLFRYIGGPNAHILPVPMMNILNGGAHADTNVDIQEFMIAPIGAETFSEALRMGAETYHTLKGVLKEKGYATGLGDEGGFAPNLPSNRDALDLILVAIEKAGYTPGQDIALALDVAASEFHKDGVYTIDGKGVSSAELISFYEDLVRSYPLVSIEDPLNEEDWEGWKAITTSLGAKVQLVGDDLFVTNPERLGRGIGEGAANALLVKVNQIGTLSETLDAVDLAHRSGYRCMMSHRSGETEDTTIADLAVATNCGQIKTGAPARSDRVAKYNQLLRIEELLDDAARYAGRAAFPRFKG